CGTGGCGCACCGTCGCGCTGGTGGGGGTGTTCATGTCGCTGGGCCAGTTCGGCCTGCTCTACGCCTCGATCGACGCCGGCATGCCGCCCGGCCTGGCCGCCCTGGTGCTGCAGGCGCAGGTGATCTTCACCGTGGTGATCGCGGCCGGTGCGCTGCGCGAGCGGCCCACCGGGGCCCAGCTCGCGGGCATCGCGGTCGGCGTCGTGGGCCTGGTCGTGGTCGGCCTGGGACGCGGGGGCCACGTGCCCGCCGCCGCGCTGCTGCTGTGCCTGGGTGCGGCCCTGAGCTGGGGGATCGGCAACGTGCTGTCCCGGGCGTCGGGGGTGCCGGGCGGGCTGTCCCTGACCGTGTGGTCGGCGCTGGTGGTGCCGGTGCCGGCCCTCGCGCTGTCGCTGCTGCTCGACGGGCCGACCGCCGTGGCCGACGGCCTGGCCGCCTTCGGCTGGCAGGCCGGGCTCTCCACGCTCTACACCGCGGGCCTGGCCTCGCTGGTCGGCTACGGCATCTTCAACACGCTGCTGGGCCGCAACCCGGCGGCCGCGGTGGTGCCGTGGGTGCTGCTGGTGCCGCCCGTCGCGATGACCTCGGCCTGGCTGCTGCTCGACGAGGTGCCCGGCGTCGCGGAGGTGGTCGGCGGTGCCGTGATGCTCCTGGGCGTGCTCGTGGCGCTGCGACCGCCGCGACGGAGCCCCCCGACGGTCGTCGCGGCCCCGGAGGCGGAACCGGCTGGCCGGACCCCCGTCGTGGCCCCACACTGATCCCGTGCCCTCGACCCACCAGTGGCTCGCGTTCGTCGTGGCCTCGCTCCTGTTCATCCAGGTCCCCGGACCCAGCCTGCTGTTCACCATCGGACGGGCGCTGACGGTGGGGCGCCGCGACGCCCTGCTCTCGGTCGTCGGCAACGCCCTGGGCGTGGTCGGCCAGGTGCTGCTCGTGGCGCTCGGGCTCGGGGCGCTGGTGGCGGCCAGCGCGACGGTCTACACGGCCGTCAAGGTCGGCGGCGCGGCGTACGTCGTGTGGCTGGGCGTGCAGGCCGTCCGCCACCGCGGCGACGCCCGGCGCGCGATGCTCGCCGCCGCGGGTCCCGACCCCGCGGGCGCGCCGGTCGCCGGCACCGCCCGGCGCTCGGTGCTCACCGGGCTGGTCGTCGGCCTGACCAACCCCAAGACGCTGGTGTTCTTCGTGGCCTTCCTGCCGCAGTTCGTCGACCAGGGGGCCGGCCGCACCGGGCTCCAGGTGGCGCTGCTCGGCCTGGTCTTCGGCGTGCTCGCGTGCTGCTCCGACAGCATCTGGGCGCTGGCCGCCTCCCGGGCCCGCGACTGGTTCGCCCGGACGCCGACGCGGCTGGACGCGCTGGGGGCCGGCGGCGGCCTCATGATGGTCGGCCTCGGCGCCACCATGCTCGCCTCGGAGTAGCCCGTCGCCGACCCGCGCCCGGGTGACAGGATGGGACGCATGGGACTCGACCTCAGCTCGGACGTGGTGGCGCTGACCCAGGCGGTGGTCGACATCGAGTCGGTCAGCCGCGACGAGCAGGAGCTCGCCGACGCCGTCGAGGCGGCGCTGCGGCGCCTGTCGCACCTGGAGGTCACCCGCATCGGCCACTCCGTCGTGGCGCGCACCGACCTCGGACGCGGCGAGCGCGTCGTGGTCGCGGGCCACCTCGACACCGTGCCGCTCAACCACAACCTGCCCTCGCGCAACGACGGCGAGCGGCTCCACGGCCTCGGCACCTGCGACATGAAGGGCGGGGTCGCCGTGGCGCTGCGGCTGGCCCACGACCTCACCGAGCCGGTGCGCGACGTCACCTACGTCTTCTACGAGGCCGAGGAGATCGACGACGTCTACAACGGCCTCGGCATCGTCGCCCGCGAGCGTCCCGACCTCGTCGAGGCCGACTTCGCCATCCTCATGGAGCCCAGCGACGCCGTCGTCGAGGCGGGCTGCCAGGGCACCCTGCGCGTCGAGGTCCGCACCCGCGGCGAGCGCGCCCACTCGGCCCGCTCGTGGCGCGGCTCCAACGCGGTCCACGCCGCCGGCGAGGTGCTGCGCCGCCTGGAGCAGTACGTCGCCCGCACCCCGGTCATCGACGGCCTGGAGTACCACGAGGGCCTCAACGCCGTCGCGATCTCCGGCGGCGTCGCGACCAACGTGATCCCCGACGAGTGCGTGGTCACGGTCAACTTCCGCTTCGCCCCCGACCGCTCCGAGTCCGAGGCGCTGGTGTTCGTCCAGGAGTTCTTCGACGGCTACGACGTCGTGGTCACCGACTCCGCCCCCGGGGCGCTGCCGGGGCTGCAGCGACCCGCGGCGCGGGCCTTCGTCGAGGCCGTCGGCGGCACGGTCAACCCCAAGTTCGGCTGGACCGACGTGGCCCGCTTCACCGGCCTCGGCGTCCCGGCGGTCAACTACGGTCCCGGTGACCCGATGCTGGCCCACAAGCAGGAGGAGTTCGTGCCCCTCGCGCAGCTGCGCGAGTGCGAGCAGACGCTGCGCACCTGGCTCGGCGCGGTGCCGCAGGCGGGGGAGGCGGGCGCGTGAGCGGGCGCCGCGAGAAGCGCCGCGGACCCACCCTGCTGCGCGGCGACCAGGTCGACCTGACCACCACCGACCAGCGGCTGCTCGACTCCCGCGGACCGACCGACTGGGTCCACACCGACCCGTGGCGGGTGCTCCGCATCCAGAGCGAGTTCGTCGAGGGCTTCGGCGCCCTGGCCGAGCTCGGACCCGCGATCGGGGTCTTCGGCTCGGCGCGCACCGCGGTCGACGACCCGGCGTACGCCCAGGGGGTGGAGGTCGGGCGCCGCCTCGTCGAGGCCGGCTTCGCCGTCATCACCGGCGGTGGTCCCGGCGCCATGGAGGCGGCCAACAGGGGCGCGAGCGAGGCCGGCGGGGTCTCGGT
This genomic interval from Nocardioides scoriae contains the following:
- a CDS encoding EamA family transporter, translated to MTRRDCALAALVALLWGLNFVVIDVGMTGVPPLLFLALRFVLVVLPAVLLVPRPAAPWRTVALVGVFMSLGQFGLLYASIDAGMPPGLAALVLQAQVIFTVVIAAGALRERPTGAQLAGIAVGVVGLVVVGLGRGGHVPAAALLLCLGAALSWGIGNVLSRASGVPGGLSLTVWSALVVPVPALALSLLLDGPTAVADGLAAFGWQAGLSTLYTAGLASLVGYGIFNTLLGRNPAAAVVPWVLLVPPVAMTSAWLLLDEVPGVAEVVGGAVMLLGVLVALRPPRRSPPTVVAAPEAEPAGRTPVVAPH
- a CDS encoding LysE family translocator, yielding MPSTHQWLAFVVASLLFIQVPGPSLLFTIGRALTVGRRDALLSVVGNALGVVGQVLLVALGLGALVAASATVYTAVKVGGAAYVVWLGVQAVRHRGDARRAMLAAAGPDPAGAPVAGTARRSVLTGLVVGLTNPKTLVFFVAFLPQFVDQGAGRTGLQVALLGLVFGVLACCSDSIWALAASRARDWFARTPTRLDALGAGGGLMMVGLGATMLASE
- the dapE gene encoding succinyl-diaminopimelate desuccinylase encodes the protein MGLDLSSDVVALTQAVVDIESVSRDEQELADAVEAALRRLSHLEVTRIGHSVVARTDLGRGERVVVAGHLDTVPLNHNLPSRNDGERLHGLGTCDMKGGVAVALRLAHDLTEPVRDVTYVFYEAEEIDDVYNGLGIVARERPDLVEADFAILMEPSDAVVEAGCQGTLRVEVRTRGERAHSARSWRGSNAVHAAGEVLRRLEQYVARTPVIDGLEYHEGLNAVAISGGVATNVIPDECVVTVNFRFAPDRSESEALVFVQEFFDGYDVVVTDSAPGALPGLQRPAARAFVEAVGGTVNPKFGWTDVARFTGLGVPAVNYGPGDPMLAHKQEEFVPLAQLRECEQTLRTWLGAVPQAGEAGA